A genomic stretch from Anaerococcus mediterraneensis includes:
- the asnA gene encoding aspartate--ammonia ligase, whose translation MSKLLIPEDYKSSQDLYKTQVLIKEIKDYFQINLANNLNLKRVSAPLFVSEESGLNDNLNGVETPVSFNLPEADNAKMEIVHSLAKWKRYALKEYNFKIHEGLYTDMNAIRACEEPDNTHSFYVDQWDWELIIDKDDRTIDYLKHIVNVIYRTMKSLDEYLCTLIPTRQKLLKDQIRFITSQELLDMYPDKDPKERERLASKKFGSIFLSQIGTVLSNGDKHDNRAPDYDDWLLNGDIIVYNPVLDDALELSSMGIRVDSFRLNEQLKKSDNLDRLKYDYHRMLLDDKLPQTIGGGIGQSRLCMFFLQKAHIGEVQVSYWPDKQRKVLANKGIQLL comes from the coding sequence ATGAGCAAATTACTTATACCAGAAGATTATAAATCAAGCCAAGACTTGTATAAAACCCAAGTACTTATAAAAGAAATAAAAGATTATTTTCAAATAAACCTAGCCAACAACCTCAACCTAAAGAGGGTATCTGCCCCACTTTTTGTATCAGAAGAATCAGGTCTAAATGATAACCTAAATGGTGTAGAAACCCCAGTTAGTTTTAACCTACCAGAGGCTGACAATGCAAAAATGGAGATAGTTCATTCCCTAGCCAAGTGGAAAAGATATGCCCTAAAAGAGTACAATTTCAAAATCCACGAGGGCCTATATACAGATATGAACGCCATCAGAGCCTGCGAAGAGCCTGATAACACCCACTCTTTTTATGTAGACCAATGGGACTGGGAGCTTATCATAGACAAGGATGATAGGACGATAGACTACCTAAAGCACATAGTCAACGTCATCTACAGGACCATGAAAAGTCTGGATGAATACCTATGTACCCTCATACCTACAAGGCAAAAACTCCTAAAAGATCAGATCAGATTCATAACAAGCCAAGAGCTTTTGGATATGTACCCTGACAAGGACCCAAAAGAAAGAGAAAGGCTTGCCAGCAAAAAATTTGGATCAATATTCTTATCTCAGATAGGCACAGTCCTTTCAAATGGCGACAAACATGACAACAGGGCACCAGACTATGATGATTGGCTATTAAATGGGGACATAATTGTCTACAACCCAGTTTTAGATGATGCCCTAGAGTTATCATCAATGGGTATTAGAGTTGACAGTTTTAGGTTAAATGAACAACTAAAAAAATCTGACAATCTCGATAGGCTAAAATATGACTACCACAGGATGCTTCTTGACGATAAACTTCCTCAAACTATAGGTGGTGGTATAGGCCAGTCTAGACTATGTATGTTCTTTTTGCAAAAGGCCCACATAGGCGAAGTCCAAGTATCATATTGGCCAGACAAACAAAGAAAAGTTTTGGCCAACAAAGGCATACAACTATTATAA
- a CDS encoding cupin domain-containing protein, with the protein MKNISKGIILKPEEMIPLRENQTISKKLVDLEDFHILLMSLDQNTDISPEFYAEERLYTVLKGEINFNKEKLINNELILFEKNKLFDIEADKESIFLEIGIDLKEEEMKNIDKGKKIKLVDYLDYIDGAIANIDLVSKDDFRVVMMAFDAGEGLKAHKAPGDALVMALEGKAKLLVGDEEVVIEAGQQLVFPANVIHNVSAITKFKMLLILSIDK; encoded by the coding sequence ATGAAAAATATTAGTAAGGGAATAATCTTAAAGCCAGAAGAGATGATTCCCCTAAGAGAAAACCAAACTATAAGCAAGAAACTTGTAGATTTGGAGGATTTTCACATTTTACTTATGAGTCTTGACCAAAACACGGACATTTCCCCTGAATTTTATGCTGAGGAAAGATTATATACTGTTTTAAAAGGCGAGATTAACTTTAATAAGGAAAAACTTATTAACAATGAATTAATACTTTTTGAAAAAAATAAACTCTTTGATATTGAGGCAGATAAGGAAAGTATTTTTTTAGAAATAGGAATCGATTTAAAGGAGGAAGAGATGAAAAATATCGATAAGGGAAAGAAAATAAAATTAGTTGACTATTTGGATTATATAGACGGAGCCATAGCCAATATTGACCTTGTTTCAAAAGATGATTTTAGGGTAGTGATGATGGCTTTTGATGCAGGTGAGGGTCTAAAAGCCCACAAGGCTCCTGGAGATGCCCTTGTCATGGCCCTTGAGGGCAAGGCAAAGCTTCTTGTTGGAGATGAAGAAGTTGTGATTGAAGCTGGCCAACAATTAGTTTTCCCAGCAAATGTAATCCATAATGTAAGTGCAATTACAAAATTTAAGATGTTATTAATCTTATCTATAGATAAATAA
- a CDS encoding ABC transporter ATP-binding protein, whose amino-acid sequence MVSIKLEVKDAGFYYDKNHVLFKNLSFCLEQGQVLSILGPNGVGKTSLIRCICDFERWKLGKSYLDGKDIGSFSRRELWSNISYVPQKRSFSFEYSGIDMVVLGLASKLGPFAKPGQKDYDKAEKLMKSLAIEKLKDKSCSVMSGGELQMVLIARALISNPSLIILDEPESGLDFKNQLRIISLIKNLSKKENISVIINTHYPAHALEIADKCLILMKDARYKIGKTSDIICKENIRQAFGVEVILENIKKDDKYYSTIIPLSIVGD is encoded by the coding sequence GTGGTTTCAATTAAATTAGAAGTCAAAGATGCAGGATTTTATTATGATAAAAATCATGTATTATTTAAAAATTTATCTTTTTGTTTGGAACAAGGTCAGGTTTTATCAATATTAGGACCTAATGGAGTTGGCAAAACAAGCCTTATAAGATGTATATGTGATTTTGAAAGATGGAAATTGGGTAAGAGTTATTTGGACGGAAAGGATATTGGATCATTTAGCCGAAGGGAATTATGGTCCAATATATCATACGTTCCACAAAAAAGGTCATTTTCTTTTGAATATTCTGGTATAGATATGGTAGTTCTAGGTCTTGCTAGCAAGCTTGGGCCTTTTGCAAAACCAGGTCAAAAAGACTATGACAAGGCAGAAAAACTCATGAAAAGTTTAGCCATAGAAAAGCTTAAGGATAAGTCTTGTTCGGTAATGAGTGGGGGAGAGCTCCAGATGGTTCTCATAGCCAGGGCTTTGATTTCTAATCCGAGCCTGATTATCCTAGATGAACCAGAAAGTGGGCTTGATTTTAAAAACCAACTCAGAATAATTTCCTTAATCAAAAACCTATCCAAAAAAGAAAATATTAGTGTTATTATAAATACCCATTATCCAGCCCACGCTCTTGAAATAGCAGATAAGTGCTTGATTTTAATGAAAGATGCTAGGTATAAAATTGGCAAAACATCTGATATTATTTGCAAGGAAAATATAAGGCAAGCATTTGGGGTAGAAGTTATACTTGAAAATATAAAAAAAGATGATAAATATTATAGTACAATTATTCCACTAAGTATAGTAGGAGATTAA
- a CDS encoding iron ABC transporter permease: MIKEIFIKDKKIKLTSYLILISLPILISILALAIGRMPLSLGQIIEFLGAYLGGRDFDPMLESVIINVRLPRIITGLVVGAGLSTAGLAFQGVFSNPLATPDILGVSSASSLGAVIGILLSLSTLSIQALALVFGLIGVVLTLYIGKTRTKSSTIMLILAGLVVSSLTNAFASLLKYTADPTDKLPAISYWLMGSFARSSYKNLALSAPLIIFGIILIRLLIFRLNIMSLSEDEAKSLGVNVKRTRFLFIFASTLITASSISMCGQVGWIGLIIPHMARMMVGANNTHTLPFSISLGASLMVLIEALSRTVSVIELPISVLTAIIGAPIFISLIRKTGGGFN, translated from the coding sequence ATGATTAAAGAAATCTTTATCAAAGATAAAAAAATAAAATTAACTTCATATCTAATACTTATAAGTCTACCCATATTAATTAGCATTTTGGCACTTGCCATAGGTAGGATGCCACTTAGTCTAGGGCAGATTATAGAATTTTTAGGTGCTTATTTAGGTGGTAGAGACTTTGATCCCATGCTAGAATCAGTAATAATAAATGTAAGATTACCAAGAATTATTACAGGCCTCGTAGTCGGAGCTGGTCTTTCCACAGCTGGTCTTGCCTTTCAAGGGGTTTTTTCAAACCCCTTGGCAACTCCAGATATTTTAGGTGTTAGTTCAGCCTCAAGCCTAGGAGCTGTAATCGGCATACTCCTATCACTTTCAACCCTATCCATCCAAGCCTTAGCTTTAGTTTTTGGTTTAATTGGAGTTGTATTAACCCTATATATAGGCAAGACTAGGACTAAGTCATCGACAATAATGCTTATCTTAGCAGGTCTGGTAGTTTCTTCCCTAACAAATGCCTTTGCATCCTTATTAAAATATACAGCTGACCCTACAGATAAATTGCCAGCAATTAGCTATTGGCTCATGGGTTCTTTTGCAAGATCATCTTACAAAAACTTGGCGCTTTCAGCACCCCTAATAATTTTTGGTATAATTTTGATTAGACTTTTGATTTTTAGATTAAATATTATGAGCCTATCGGAAGATGAAGCAAAGAGTCTTGGTGTAAATGTCAAAAGAACTAGGTTTCTTTTCATATTTGCATCCACTCTTATTACAGCATCATCCATATCAATGTGTGGCCAAGTTGGTTGGATTGGTTTGATAATTCCCCACATGGCAAGGATGATGGTGGGAGCAAACAACACTCACACCCTCCCCTTTAGTATATCTTTAGGTGCAAGTCTTATGGTACTAATAGAAGCCTTATCAAGGACGGTTTCTGTAATAGAACTACCTATTTCAGTTCTTACAGCAATTATAGGAGCTCCAATTTTTATAAGCCTAATTAGAAAAACTGGGGGTGGTTTCAATTAA
- a CDS encoding ABC transporter substrate-binding protein: MKNIKKILLILCLQAFALTSMAACGKAKTEQKSESKEVVQSENKEEKEDEKADKKEEKPQENKDESKKTRTITDHAGNKVEVPEKIEKIVIDQIPILSTYMAYHHGKAPYIVGYAGSLKQVISNTVLKDIAPELLDSQNTVQAQSDINIEEIMKLKPDVIFYNASNKEHYEALSKTGIPCVGFATVGTNGPADPIDRYTQWLKLLEDVFGESGKTDDFIKAGQEIVKDVEERIAKIDDSKKPTGMILWKYTQGVPMVAGKGVFGDFWLKRIGVKNLADEAKGFAKVSVEQIYQWNPDILYLDGPGLLDITTKDVFENSVEGIDFSNMKAVKDKKVYNTKLGMWNWFTPNPDGPLVLAWLAKSTYPEEFKDYDLKSMIKEYYQKWYGYELNDEQIEDMFDI; encoded by the coding sequence ATGAAAAATATTAAAAAAATACTATTAATTTTATGTTTACAAGCCTTTGCTTTAACAAGTATGGCAGCTTGTGGTAAGGCAAAAACTGAACAAAAGTCAGAAAGCAAGGAAGTAGTTCAAAGCGAAAATAAAGAAGAAAAAGAAGATGAAAAGGCAGATAAAAAAGAAGAAAAGCCTCAAGAAAACAAGGATGAAAGTAAAAAAACAAGGACAATAACAGACCATGCAGGCAATAAGGTTGAAGTTCCAGAAAAAATTGAAAAAATAGTTATAGATCAAATTCCGATACTATCAACTTATATGGCTTACCATCATGGAAAGGCCCCATATATAGTAGGTTATGCCGGTTCTCTCAAGCAGGTAATTTCAAATACAGTTTTAAAGGACATAGCCCCAGAGCTTCTTGATAGTCAAAATACTGTTCAAGCTCAATCTGACATAAATATTGAAGAAATAATGAAACTTAAACCAGATGTTATTTTCTACAACGCATCAAACAAAGAACATTATGAAGCCTTATCAAAAACTGGCATACCATGTGTTGGTTTTGCTACTGTTGGTACAAATGGACCAGCTGACCCAATAGATAGATACACACAATGGTTAAAACTCTTAGAAGATGTATTTGGTGAAAGCGGAAAGACAGATGATTTTATAAAAGCTGGTCAAGAGATTGTAAAAGATGTTGAAGAAAGAATTGCAAAAATAGACGATAGCAAAAAACCAACCGGCATGATTTTATGGAAATATACTCAAGGTGTACCAATGGTTGCAGGTAAGGGTGTTTTTGGAGATTTTTGGCTAAAGAGAATTGGTGTCAAAAATCTGGCTGATGAAGCAAAAGGTTTTGCTAAAGTTTCTGTAGAACAAATTTATCAATGGAATCCAGATATACTTTATCTTGATGGACCTGGTCTTCTTGATATTACAACAAAAGATGTATTTGAAAATTCAGTAGAGGGTATTGATTTTTCAAATATGAAAGCAGTCAAGGATAAAAAAGTTTATAACACCAAGCTTGGTATGTGGAACTGGTTTACACCAAACCCAGATGGACCACTTGTCCTAGCTTGGCTTGCAAAATCAACCTATCCTGAAGAATTTAAAGACTATGACCTTAAGTCTATGATTAAAGAATATTATCAAAAATGGTATGGATATGAATTAAATGATGAACAAATTGAGGATATGTTTGATATATGA
- a CDS encoding class I SAM-dependent methyltransferase, with protein sequence MDQNKIIFGHDFLKMLGRTRLRPGGGLMTDWLLDQVHIDKDMKVLEVACNRGDNLIRVYTKYKCKIIGIDIDQVALDQALENIKLLGLDKEIEVMNMDALKLDFEDETFDLIINEAMLTMLTNEDKAKALKKYHRVLKKGGYLLTHDVAVENESEDLRRQLSKFTNVDVYPLTVENWNKLFIENSFRPFSQRTGRMILLDRDTIIKDEGPVGAANFYRNAYAEENRARFTKMLERSKSLNNSYIVLASKKED encoded by the coding sequence ATGGATCAAAACAAAATTATATTTGGACATGATTTTTTAAAGATGCTTGGACGAACAAGACTCAGACCAGGTGGAGGTCTTATGACCGATTGGTTACTTGATCAGGTACATATTGATAAAGATATGAAAGTTTTGGAGGTTGCTTGCAATAGAGGTGATAACCTAATAAGAGTTTATACTAAATATAAATGCAAAATAATAGGCATAGACATTGATCAAGTTGCCTTAGACCAAGCCTTAGAGAATATAAAGCTTCTAGGCTTAGACAAAGAAATTGAAGTTATGAATATGGATGCTCTAAAGTTGGATTTTGAAGATGAAACATTTGATTTAATAATCAATGAGGCTATGCTTACCATGCTTACAAATGAAGACAAAGCAAAGGCTCTTAAAAAATATCATAGGGTTTTAAAAAAGGGCGGTTACTTACTAACTCATGATGTAGCAGTTGAAAATGAAAGCGAAGATTTAAGAAGGCAACTTTCAAAATTTACAAATGTGGATGTATATCCTCTAACAGTGGAAAATTGGAATAAACTGTTTATAGAAAATTCTTTTAGACCTTTTTCACAAAGGACTGGCAGGATGATTCTTTTAGACAGGGATACAATCATAAAGGATGAGGGGCCGGTTGGAGCTGCAAATTTTTATAGAAACGCTTATGCCGAAGAAAACAGGGCAAGGTTTACAAAAATGCTAGAAAGGTCTAAAAGTTTAAATAATTCATATATAGTTTTGGCAAGTAAAAAGGAGGATTAG
- a CDS encoding Crp/Fnr family transcriptional regulator, whose amino-acid sequence MEEIIVKSELFYGLDETTIKHIFSCIGHKILNFSKGEYLYDFSKGFKAGIVLDGRIDLSTINDDKEIIDRIYESSDSFSLNFSSLADRFMIAKKDSKVLALDVSKIFEKNKRSCSSRPIFMENIIKLYNEQISYLTYKLDIYSKPKIRDKINKYIDKFGKDTLFSNKLSREDLAKFLACNRPALSRELSLMKKEGLI is encoded by the coding sequence ATGGAAGAAATTATTGTGAAAAGTGAATTATTTTATGGTTTAGATGAGACTACTATAAAACATATTTTTTCTTGTATAGGCCATAAAATCTTAAATTTCTCTAAAGGCGAATACCTATATGATTTTTCTAAGGGCTTTAAGGCAGGTATAGTTTTGGATGGAAGAATTGATTTGTCTACAATAAATGATGATAAGGAAATTATTGATAGAATTTATGAGTCTTCAGATTCTTTTTCTTTAAATTTTTCCTCCCTAGCTGATAGATTTATGATTGCAAAAAAAGATTCTAAAGTTTTGGCCCTTGATGTTAGCAAAATCTTTGAAAAAAATAAAAGGTCCTGTTCAAGCAGACCGATTTTTATGGAAAATATTATAAAATTGTATAATGAACAAATTTCATACTTAACTTACAAATTAGATATATATTCTAAACCTAAGATTAGGGATAAAATTAATAAATATATAGACAAATTTGGTAAAGACACCTTATTTTCTAATAAGTTATCCAGAGAGGATTTGGCGAAATTTTTAGCTTGTAATAGACCTGCCCTTTCAAGAGAGCTATCCCTTATGAAAAAAGAAGGTTTGATATAA
- the recQ gene encoding DNA helicase RecQ: MEENILYNLKKYFGYDSFRQGQEELISNILKGKDVLGILPTGGGKSICYQLPAIIKDGLCLVISPLISLMKDQVDALEEDGIKSAFINSSQSYDDYVRSLEMARTDQIKLLYLAPERLENEFFRDFLKTINISFVAVDEAHCISQWGHDFRPSYKIIGDLRELLEKNIQIAAFTATATSLVKDDIIRNLSLDDPFVKISGFDRPNLKFMVRQTKNKRSYLFDYLKERKGDPGIIYASTRKRVDDLDRILRASGFSVCKYHAGLSEEERIRAQDDFIYDKKDIIVATNAFGMGIDKSNVRFVIHYNMPKDIESYYQEAGRAGRDGEKSECILLYSPQDIVINKHLINQSSNLAFKKVQLEKLQTMIGYANTSTCLRAYILEYFGQKADEYCGNCSSCLDEFEKIDKTIEAQKILSCIYRLDQRYGMSTVVDCLKGSNSQSSRQKNLSQVSTFGLMKNLTQKEIRSLIGNLLADGYIKVVGMDYPILALTEKSKDILFSKEKFYIRKIEENKERKAKAVDITDYDKDLFEILRKLRLDLSKERNIPPFIIFSDQSLRDMADKKPVSEEEFLRIKGVGEKKLIQYGDLFIEEIKDYLS; this comes from the coding sequence ATGGAAGAAAATATACTATATAATTTAAAAAAATATTTTGGCTACGACTCCTTTAGGCAAGGCCAGGAAGAGCTCATTTCTAATATCCTAAAGGGCAAAGATGTTTTGGGGATTTTGCCAACTGGTGGCGGGAAATCTATTTGCTACCAGTTGCCAGCTATAATAAAAGATGGGCTCTGCCTTGTTATATCTCCCCTCATAAGCCTAATGAAAGACCAGGTTGATGCCCTAGAGGAAGATGGGATAAAATCTGCTTTTATAAATTCTAGCCAGTCCTATGATGACTATGTAAGAAGTTTAGAAATGGCTAGAACAGATCAGATAAAACTCTTGTACTTGGCTCCTGAGAGACTTGAAAATGAGTTTTTTAGGGATTTTTTAAAGACTATAAATATATCCTTTGTGGCAGTAGATGAGGCTCACTGCATATCCCAGTGGGGCCATGATTTTAGGCCCTCATACAAGATCATAGGTGATTTGAGAGAGCTTTTGGAAAAAAATATACAGATTGCTGCCTTTACTGCAACCGCTACTAGCCTTGTAAAAGACGATATTATAAGAAACCTATCTCTTGATGATCCCTTTGTCAAAATTTCTGGTTTTGATAGGCCAAATCTCAAATTTATGGTCAGGCAAACTAAAAATAAGAGGTCCTATCTCTTTGACTATCTGAAAGAGAGAAAAGGCGATCCAGGTATTATCTATGCTTCTACTAGAAAAAGAGTGGATGATTTGGATAGGATTTTAAGGGCCAGTGGTTTTTCTGTTTGCAAATACCATGCTGGTCTTAGCGAAGAAGAAAGGATTAGGGCCCAGGATGATTTTATCTATGATAAAAAAGATATAATTGTAGCTACAAATGCATTTGGCATGGGGATAGATAAGTCTAATGTCAGATTTGTTATCCACTACAATATGCCAAAGGATATAGAGTCCTACTACCAAGAAGCAGGCAGGGCTGGCAGAGATGGCGAAAAATCAGAATGTATCTTGCTCTACTCGCCCCAGGATATTGTTATAAACAAACACCTGATCAACCAAAGTTCCAACTTGGCCTTTAAAAAAGTCCAGCTTGAAAAACTCCAAACCATGATAGGTTATGCCAATACCAGCACGTGTCTAAGGGCCTATATACTTGAGTATTTTGGCCAAAAGGCAGATGAGTATTGCGGAAACTGTTCTTCTTGCCTTGATGAGTTTGAAAAAATAGATAAAACTATAGAGGCTCAAAAAATCCTATCTTGTATATATAGGCTTGACCAAAGATATGGGATGAGTACTGTTGTTGATTGCCTAAAGGGATCAAATAGTCAAAGTTCCCGCCAAAAAAATCTTAGTCAAGTATCAACCTTTGGCCTGATGAAAAATTTGACCCAAAAAGAAATCAGGTCACTGATTGGAAATCTCCTAGCTGATGGCTATATAAAGGTTGTAGGCATGGATTATCCAATCCTAGCTCTCACAGAAAAATCAAAAGATATCTTGTTTTCCAAAGAAAAATTTTATATCAGGAAGATAGAAGAAAATAAGGAGAGAAAGGCAAAAGCTGTCGATATTACTGATTATGATAAAGACCTCTTTGAAATTCTAAGAAAGCTCAGGTTAGATTTATCCAAAGAGAGAAATATCCCACCCTTTATAATTTTTTCTGACCAGTCGCTGAGGGATATGGCCGATAAAAAGCCAGTAAGTGAGGAAGAATTTTTGAGGATAAAGGGAGTTGGGGAGAAAAAACTCATCCAATATGGGGACTTGTTTATAGAAGAAATAAAAGATTATTTGAGTTAA
- a CDS encoding DUF4097 family beta strand repeat-containing protein codes for MDDKKIKIDDDFLDEKDKKKKSFISGKVKYILIIIGILLVVGLSVFFIKARKNTAVKNAATGTHIDENSYNQSRIMRVDLNQIKSIDFDLGSSDVRIQRSPTNPYIEYTNLFGAEDAAYKLDVSFEQGVLKLKSVVEGKELYMKDKIPIVRIFMPAEGGIEEIKGTIKAGDVKIDDLEVKNFDLKIKSGNISLKNSFFQGSIENESGSISLERNEIYNTKLTTTSGDIRVIDSKLGNRLDFQTGTGDIIVEARDSIDNYNITAALDVGNFILGNISYRNIKDGYVLDNKAKNNITLRTKIGDINFNKGEGASVEKEEYLTKESKVKEKNSNALEKNIKRTEKENKDLEKKKTEEKDSKEDKENN; via the coding sequence GTGGATGATAAAAAAATAAAAATTGATGATGACTTTTTAGATGAAAAAGATAAAAAGAAAAAATCTTTTATCTCAGGTAAGGTCAAATATATATTGATCATTATTGGGATTTTGCTAGTAGTTGGTTTATCTGTATTTTTTATAAAAGCCAGAAAAAATACAGCGGTCAAAAATGCCGCAACAGGGACCCATATCGATGAAAACTCTTATAACCAATCTAGGATTATGAGGGTTGACCTAAACCAGATAAAATCCATAGATTTTGACCTAGGATCATCTGATGTTAGGATCCAGAGATCTCCAACAAATCCTTATATAGAGTATACAAACTTATTTGGAGCAGAGGATGCTGCCTACAAACTTGATGTCAGCTTCGAACAAGGGGTCTTGAAATTAAAATCTGTTGTTGAGGGCAAAGAGCTCTACATGAAAGACAAAATTCCTATAGTGAGGATTTTCATGCCAGCAGAAGGCGGCATAGAAGAAATCAAAGGTACGATCAAGGCTGGAGATGTAAAAATAGATGATTTGGAAGTCAAAAACTTTGACCTTAAAATCAAAAGCGGCAATATCAGCCTTAAAAATTCTTTTTTCCAAGGCTCTATAGAAAATGAATCAGGATCTATCAGTCTAGAACGAAATGAGATATACAATACCAAGCTTACTACAACAAGTGGTGACATAAGGGTAATAGATTCAAAACTAGGCAATAGGCTAGATTTTCAGACAGGAACTGGGGATATAATTGTAGAGGCAAGGGATTCTATAGATAATTATAATATCACAGCAGCCCTTGATGTAGGCAATTTTATCCTAGGCAATATCTCTTATAGAAATATTAAAGACGGCTATGTTCTAGATAACAAGGCCAAAAATAATATCACTCTTAGGACAAAGATAGGAGATATCAATTTTAACAAGGGTGAGGGGGCTTCTGTAGAAAAGGAAGAATACTTGACCAAGGAAAGCAAGGTCAAAGAGAAAAACTCCAACGCTCTTGAGAAAAATATAAAAAGAACCGAAAAAGAAAACAAAGACCTAGAAAAAAAGAAGACTGAAGAAAAAGACTCTAAAGAAGACAAAGAAAATAATTAA
- the truA gene encoding tRNA pseudouridine(38-40) synthase TruA, with product MIKNVLLEIAFDGSDFSGFQYQKDQRTIEEELKKAINKVTGEENRIVSCGRTDAGVHAKSHFVNFLTATNINPKAFCFHIQPHLPDDILALSSKEVDLGFHARFSCKTKTYRYLIKQTKPVHPIYRNYLANIDYKLDYDKLGQGLKILEGEHDFRLFMKEDDKVEVNTVRTIDECFFIKEGDKLSLYFRANSFLHNQVRIMSGALIELARGRISISDFEKFFDKESKTRANPALSPKGLYLWEVEY from the coding sequence ATGATAAAAAATGTTTTATTAGAAATAGCTTTTGACGGGAGCGATTTTTCTGGTTTTCAATATCAAAAAGACCAAAGAACCATAGAAGAGGAGCTAAAAAAAGCAATAAACAAGGTCACAGGTGAGGAAAATAGGATCGTATCTTGTGGGAGGACTGATGCAGGAGTCCACGCAAAAAGCCATTTTGTAAACTTTTTGACAGCTACAAATATAAATCCAAAGGCTTTTTGCTTTCATATTCAACCCCACCTGCCCGATGACATATTGGCCTTATCCTCCAAGGAGGTAGACCTGGGCTTTCACGCTAGGTTTTCCTGCAAGACCAAGACCTATAGGTATCTTATAAAACAGACTAAACCAGTCCATCCGATCTACAGAAATTACCTGGCAAATATTGACTACAAACTTGACTATGACAAACTAGGCCAGGGCCTAAAAATCCTAGAAGGCGAACACGATTTTAGGCTTTTTATGAAAGAAGATGACAAGGTTGAGGTAAATACTGTTAGGACTATAGATGAGTGCTTTTTTATAAAAGAAGGAGATAAGCTGTCCTTGTATTTTAGGGCAAATTCTTTTCTCCACAACCAAGTTAGGATAATGTCAGGGGCCCTTATAGAGCTAGCCAGGGGTAGGATTTCTATATCAGATTTTGAAAAGTTTTTTGATAAAGAATCAAAAACAAGGGCAAATCCAGCCCTAAGCCCAAAAGGACTTTATTTATGGGAGGTAGAATATTGA
- a CDS encoding energy-coupling factor transporter transmembrane protein EcfT, producing the protein MANISIGQYLPFDTFIHRLDPRVKLCGIFLYIITIFFVDNFITYIPFVVLLIAMLLVAKIPFKSVLRSLKPLIFLIVLTGLINLITTPGDPLFKIGPVSVTKEGLYRTGFTILRLVLIILATSVFTYTTSPMELTYGLEKLFSPLKVIGFPAGELAMMISISLRFIPTLFDEANKIKMAQMARGADFESGNLIDRAMSMVPLLVPLFINALKRSGDLATAMEARLYRIGHERTRLNDIHMRKIDWIVLILMHVFCIVIIVLHFL; encoded by the coding sequence ATGGCTAATATAAGTATAGGACAATATTTGCCCTTCGATACATTTATCCATAGGCTAGATCCAAGGGTCAAACTTTGTGGGATATTTTTATATATCATAACCATATTTTTTGTAGACAATTTTATAACCTATATACCTTTTGTTGTTTTATTAATAGCAATGCTACTTGTAGCAAAGATACCTTTCAAATCTGTCCTAAGGTCCTTAAAACCCTTGATTTTTTTGATAGTTTTGACAGGCCTTATAAACCTAATCACAACACCAGGAGATCCTTTATTTAAAATAGGACCAGTTTCTGTAACAAAAGAAGGTCTTTATAGGACTGGATTTACAATCCTAAGACTAGTTCTTATAATCCTTGCTACATCAGTTTTTACCTATACAACAAGTCCGATGGAGCTAACATATGGACTAGAAAAGTTGTTTTCTCCTCTAAAAGTGATTGGATTTCCTGCAGGAGAGCTTGCTATGATGATATCTATATCACTTAGGTTCATACCAACTCTTTTTGATGAGGCTAACAAGATAAAGATGGCACAGATGGCAAGGGGAGCAGATTTTGAATCAGGCAACCTCATAGATAGGGCCATGTCCATGGTTCCACTTTTGGTTCCACTTTTTATAAATGCCCTAAAAAGATCTGGTGATTTGGCAACAGCCATGGAGGCTAGGCTTTATAGGATAGGCCATGAGAGAACTAGGCTAAATGATATACACATGAGAAAGATAGACTGGATAGTTCTGATTTTGATGCATGTATTTTGTATAGTCATAATTGTTTTACATTTCCTATGA